One region of Streptomyces capillispiralis genomic DNA includes:
- a CDS encoding winged helix-turn-helix transcriptional regulator — MTTTRPAPEEQELPFNVFAKACPSRGTLEHVTGRWGALTLGALYEGSLRFNELRRRVDGVSEKMLSQTLHALERDGLVHREAQPTNPPRVDYELTALGREVAERLLSLIHCVEGSMETVLRARERYDETRGAR, encoded by the coding sequence ATGACGACCACGCGGCCGGCCCCGGAGGAGCAGGAGCTCCCCTTCAACGTGTTCGCCAAGGCGTGCCCCTCGCGCGGCACGCTGGAGCACGTGACGGGACGCTGGGGCGCGCTCACGCTGGGCGCGCTGTACGAGGGCTCGCTCCGGTTCAACGAGCTGCGCCGACGGGTCGACGGCGTGAGCGAGAAGATGCTGTCCCAGACTCTGCACGCGCTGGAGCGCGACGGCCTGGTGCACCGTGAGGCCCAGCCGACCAACCCGCCCCGCGTGGACTACGAACTGACCGCGCTCGGCCGCGAGGTCGCCGAGCGGCTGCTCTCCCTCATCCACTGCGTCGAGGGCAGCATGGAGACCGTGCTCCGGGCGCGCGAGCGCTACG